The following DNA comes from Capsicum annuum cultivar UCD-10X-F1 chromosome 7, UCD10Xv1.1, whole genome shotgun sequence.
GCTGGtttcaaaaacaccttttttctaCGGTAAACCCAAAAATCACCACTATTCTTGAGTCCAATGAACAAAATCTTGAACCAACAACAACCAACCCAGTGAAATCCCATAAGTTGGGTTCGGCGTGTACGCAGACCGTACCACTACTTTGTAGACGTAGAGAGGCTAAACAAATTCTTGAAAATACCTCAAAACTTTCAAGAACTCCAACAGTTATGGTCAGATCTCAAAGTGACCAATGTTTAACCTCTAAAGATTGCACCTCTAACTCAGAAAAATCACAATCACCATCCCCAATATCTGTTCTTATTGAACCAAAACTCCAGCCTATTCTCTCTGGTAAAGAATACAATGAGTTCCAATTTTCCTCAAAAGCACCTGAAGGAGTTGGTAAGAATTggaaaaagagaaagagtaaaAATAGTAAGAGTTTGTCAGAGTTGGAATTTGAAGAGCTAAAAGGGTTTATGGATCTTGGTTTTGAGTTTTCAGATAAGGATAAAGATTCGAGATTAATGACAATAATTCCTGGATTAAGGAGATTAGGGAAGGAAAATGAAGTTGAGGAAATTAATGAAAGTGGAATTTCAAGACCTCATTTATCAGAAGCATGGGATGTatgggaagaagagaaaaaaatggaggagaagaagaagaagaagaatgcatTGAAAAGTTGGAAGATTAATAGTGATTTTGGAAATGAAATGGAGGTTAAAGATCAGTTGAAATTATGGGCTCATAGTGTTGCTTCTACTGTTAGATAGTGTTTGCTTTATTCGATGTCCGGTATCTATATCGCAGTTCTACTAAATTCGTATTTACACCAGAAAGTCTTAACATTGAGGGCAAAATACTGTGGCTCCGACAACTCTCAATCATCTTCAAGAAAATTTGGAATTAGAAttgctttcttttttctttatgtattttttttttttttggtctaatTGTAATATATTTGTATGGCCAAATCTTTCTACTGAATTTTGGATTTGATAAAGCTTTCCATCCACTTCTAATATCTTCCTATTTGATTACAATCCAATATCAGAAGCTGTCAGTTATTTTGTTCTTCATAGTGTTTGAGCCTATGATTTATCGAAAATAGTGTTTCTGCTTCATAATATAGTGGTAAAATTTGTGCATATTATACCCTTTGCAGTGTAATTGTGGGATTATTGTGAGCATATAGTTATTGTTGGTGTTTGTACCGTTTGAGTTAATTTAGATGTACCTCggttaattttatcatattttcttaacttttactAGTACagatattaaataattttattatcatgTTGTTTGAGGAAATTTACAGGCCTCGATTCTTTGTTAATATTTGCAAATTTCAACTAGTACACGTATTGAATAATCATAATTTTAATCATCAAAATTGATAAGAAGAAATCATCAAACAAAAATAGATGTATATGGCCAAACGGCTgctatatttactcaaatttcttttttttttttttggctttctcccaaagtcatcaaaatttagaATAGTACAAAGAAATTGAATTGGTCAAGATTTAATTTTGTAATCCAACTTGGCATTGTGTAGACCAACCATTACTGACTTTTCTATGTCTACTTTCTTTAATTTTCTATACTTATCTCAAAGTGCATCTTTATCTTCGAATATTCTTTACTTAATCACAAGTTTATGTCGTCCATTTAGTTTCTGTTTGATCATATATTTCTTGAAgttgaaattcaaaatctaaaaaattgattttttgaagTTGTAAATTTTTAAACGTAAAAATGCGTTTCAACATGtgttttacttaaaaaaaaaaattaaaagtggaaaagtctcaaaaattgatctgaagctgatctttgaaaacttgaaaatatatgaatattaaaattttaaattttgattaattttcatGACATCTATGATAAAACACTAACTTAATTGATCCTGCTTGTGTGTTGAATAAGCAATTGGGAATGAATTAACACTAAATTTGGTTTGATAATAGGAAGGAACGtctcaaaattaaatttgattATGAATTTGGAATATTGAACCTTCTATAATTAGTATTTgtctttttataattattttgcaAGACAAGAGGTGGAATTTAAGAGGACTGAATTTGCTTGGAAAAATCATGTTGCCCTTAACACATCACAATCAATCGACTGATacatttaaactttttaaaaaatatttttacaattagtgaaaaatatttataactaGTAATCACATAAATGATATGATCTATTTAAGACTTTAATTCTTAAAATTATAAAGTTTTTAAGAGTCTTATGATTATGCAAAATTGCAAATGTTAAAGATATATTTCAGATCACATGTTTCAACAATAATATTCACAGTAAATTTTTACAAAATGGGTTCTGAGGATAGATCACCTGTTTCAtaaattctattttaaaaaaactttatgTCAATTATTCAAATCACGTCAGATAAATCAAAACAAAGGCAATATCATTAATTAATAGCGATGTTTTTCGAATAAGGCTAAATTACCTACTAAATGAACTTTCTCAACATGAACTCATTCTTGTATTTTACATCTTCATACTATTGAACTTTTGaactttcaaaataatataaaaaaaggtACTTCGAATTATTGACATTTGACAGagacttattttaaaaatattgtggTGTTTTGCCCTTAAATACAAGAAGTTCTTTCGAAGCTAATAATAACAATCACTTGACCACCAttcaacaactatatttttctttaattgagCGAATTCAATTAGTTAATTTTTGGCAAGCTTCATTATTAAGCTAAAAATTAAAATGTGTTAAATCTTGTAGAAAGCAAGGCACCAATATATATTAATCATTCAGATAACTTGACAAACATCAATAACATACCTAATATATTCGCACAAAGTGGGTTATGAAGATGATAGAGTATATGTTGTTCGTACAAAAATAATCCTAATCATGATAAATTATTGCATTAGCGATAGATGTTAGGTCACTTAGAAAATGACTTGATTTTCCAACTAACAGGACAATGATCGGAGTAACTAACGTTGCTTTCTTGCTACGTAAAAGGaaaatattatatcaaaataaaaattggatCCAAACTATGCACACGTGGACTAtatatgattaatatttttcatgtatgaatggtgttaaatactactctattaatatctctctttttttcttagtATAAACGTCAAATTAAGGTTAAAATTTACGTACACTTTAATCATTTTACCTGCGACTCACACAGGAGGATGTGTTGTTGTTGGGTAGATTCGTGTATGCACCTGATATGTCATAATTTATTCCTTTACCGAGGCAAAGGAGGTAATATAGGACTCTAGAcatagtttaaatatttttcatccattctttttttacttataattatttttcttactgaatttttatttttacttgtcactttttacATCCACTTTACATTGATTGTATATTCTCTAAATCATTTTCAAACATATTactctaaacatcaattaatatgaATAGTATGATAAAATAgttattgttttcttaatgaatgtgtcatgtcaaaaaataataagtaaaagtgATGGAGAaattaattcataatttcatCATAATTTAAATGTGTTTTTATGTCTTAATTGCTTTCTGATTTCTCTCCTTTTCacctttagttttcttttttcttgcttttttttccTTTGTGGTGTTTGAGCTTtactttcaactttttctttccttttattagGTGCGGTGCACTAATATAGCAATTTAAGGACTCATGTATCGAAAATTTCGAGCCAAAATGATTAAAAATCGTACCAAATTGATCGACAAACACCATCCTACAAACAGGTGTAGAAAAGGAATACCTGAATGATAcctttagaataaaaaataaaaaaaataaaaaaaaaagggtcaGTCCGGTGCACTGaagctaccgctatgcacggTGTCCGTGGAAGGGCCCCACAACAAGAGAGTATTATACTCAGCATTACCTTACATTTTTGTCAAAGACTGTTTCCAAGgctttatatttatattgatcaTTACgtatttttttcaaagatatcGAAAAACTAGAGCAACATTAAAGTTATTTATTAGCAGTTGACTATTGGCTGCAACAACCAGTTTGACAAAACATCCTCCAAAATTTTAGCATGACTATTATTTTAATCAAAGTTTGTTACAATACACAATAAGTTTAGTCATGAAACTTATCTCACAGCAGTGAAatttcattcacatgtctatcaaGAGGGGAAATGAAAAGATTTCACAATAGATGTTAAGAACTTCACAAAAATGTGCAATTATTATATTGAGTACTTGGACTTGCTGGAATGTCACTTTGCTTTTGTAACTTCTTAATGTCAAAGTGGTTGTTGCAGCCAATAGTTCACAATGTCACTTAGTCCCATACACCAAATAGTAGTAAATTGCTCCACCATAAAAGTCAAGTTCACACGGGACCTATTTTCATAGCAGGAGAGTCATTTTATTCTCGCAAATCGTGCTGCTACGACATGTTATTTTGAGCCGAGGTTctttcaaaaacaacctctctaccttacAAAGGTTAAGGGTAAGGTCTGTGTATATCTTACCCTTCCCAAGACCCCACTTGTGGGGTAACACCGGATTTGTTGTTTTCATAGGAGGAGAGTAGGGCTGAAAGTATGCATTCAATGAACATAAAACAACTCAAATCTGAATCATGCTTCATCCTTTCAATAGTGAATATGTATTAAAGAAAACTCCAAGCACAAACTAATAGTACATAAAACATATTCATCGGACATAAGGATTTTTGCCATGATCAGTATCATCACGCGAAAAAAGAAGAGGATCAATGCAACTATGGAGTTATGCAAAACACTATTAACTTTACCCAGAACAGAACATGTACTTAATTCATGCGACAAATACGCAGGTTGAATATTCTCCATTTTATTGAATTATGAATAATCTTACTTACAGATATATGTACCGAGGTCAATTTAGCTATATAATTACATTGATAGTGGGAGGCATCGCGGCTATCATGAATAGactatatcaaaatatatcatattttacaaAGGTGAGATGCATGTACCGTGTACTGCAAGTCGGTTAGGAAGTATATGTCAATTGTCATTAGAGATGGCCTCGGGAAGTTTAAAGGTGGGAGGTTTGTCAGCGCCTCTCCTTGAGTACTCTCTCCATCGACGAGCAGCTGATGCAGCTCGTTTTGATCTTTCTTCAACTTCCTCCTCTGCAGAAACCAAATCATGTTAGGCTACATGGATAACATGCATCAGCAAGTTCATTTACGTTTTTCTCCCTACCTGTCTTTGTGTAGTCTTTACGATCGCCCCATAGGTTATCCCAGTATGATTCAGTTTTCTCAGAAcctttcttcttcatcattcTGATTTTAGCTTGTTCCTGCAATAACTTACGTGTCTTACCAGTTTTTTGGTCTAATCACAATATTGCATGCAACAATCAACATGAGCAGAAAATCGAGCATGACATCCCACATAGAGACAACGCATACCCTCTGCTAAACAAACTAGTAAGGGTGGCTTTTCCAATCTTGCTTGTAATGCCCCATGGAGGTAACACTACCGTTAgctaataaaattcaaaacaatatatataataatggAAATTGCACTGCTCAAAAGGAGACAGatgaacaaagaaaagaaaaaattgtaggCTAACAAGCGATTCAAGATTTTTGCAcataacaaaacaaacaaactgaAAGCTGCATATTACAAGGTAGACAGACATATACTTTAAACAATTAGGCCAGGAGTTCTTACCAAGACTTTAGATTGTCGTTTCTCCCACCGGGTGCTTGCCTGCATCATATAAGTTTTTTGACATGATACAGATGTGTAAAGTGAATCGAGAAAGAGCAAATAATTAGCTGAATGTTAACTGCACAGAGCTTCATTATCAGAACAGGTTCCTAAAACAACTTGATAATTCAGCCGACTTTAAACTGATTTCAATAATATTCCCAAACCAGTTTCACTAGCTAAGAGTCTCTCTCATTTCCAACAAGTCCAAAAAAGGAAACAGAACCAACGGTGATTTCCATAAATAAACAGCAAAAACAGTTCAAGATATTCTGTGAAAATAACTTGGAACACTGCAAGCTGCAACTAAACTATGGACATTTCAAGGgccataaatatcatgataataTCAACTTGTGATTAAACTCATACAAGTCAGACTAGTTCTAGAGGTTGAGCATCTCCACCATCAACCGGTGGATTGAAGGTTTGAGTCGTGCTGGAGGGTAAGTGGGAACACTATTGATCCTCTTGATGGGACAGGGCGaggtatataaaaaaaatcatactgACAAAATAGACATAAAAAGGAATTACGGAATACCATTCTGAAAACATCCACTGATCCACCGCCCATTCCTGAAAGCATGAAGGCAACCTATTTGACACATAAAATAAACATGTTACCTCACTACCAAGCTAAAAGTATGATCAAACAAGATCAAGGAACTTGAAAAGTCTAGCGGCATCTTTATGTGGCCAATATAGTCAGTAAAAACTTGTTAGCATATAAACTTAAGCATCTATACGGATAATCTAGATGGATCACAGAACGCATCACCAAAAAAAGACGGTGAGGAAGTAAGAACATTTGTTTCTATCTTTAAATGAGTGCAGAACATCAAAAGCATTTATATAGTCTAAGTAACCAACTTTTACGACCACGTAATTTTTTACTATTATATCTTAATCAAAACAACAGACCTGATAAAACAAATACCTTCAGCACCAACAAATCATATTCAGCTTAAAGAGAGAGTTTTATCTTTGCTTGAGATAGAAATTCATACTCCATTTATTAGAGCACCAACTTAGTTAACTCCACAAATAAGGAGTAGTCAGTCCATGCTCTTCTAACCCTTGGCCTGCCTGATTAGTGAAAGGCACTATGCTACCTTTTAAGGAGAAGGCAAGGCAATTTGACTACTACAAAGTTTTTGGTTGCCTAGAGTTGAGCTAGATGATAAAAGCAGTATCTGCTTATTTCATGTTCATAAGAATTTAGACGACTATGAAAGTTCTATCAGCAAAAAGCCAAGGTTATTGACATCCAGAGTATTATAATTTCTCCAAGTAGAATCCATCTGGCAACAACTTGTGAAGTCATTGAGCATTTTAGAGCAGCAGAATCTTAGATGGATATAAACTGGATATGTTACGGACATAGATCACCAAGTTAAATGAGAAATGTAACTCACAtttactctttctattcttcGCATTTCATCCTCTAGCAAAGACAGCTGTGCAGCAGAAGTCCAATGTATGCAATCCACTGGGCTGCAAGCAGAAAGAACTAGTAATTTGACAAGAAATATCATTCACTCTACAAATTCTGTGAGATGGATATAGCAGAAGTACAAAACATAAGGATCACAAAAATTAAACAGTATCGGCAAATAAAATGGTAACTTCcaagatttcaaaaaaaaaaaaaggaagtaaTGACTTAGCGAAGGGTCAGTTAGACCTTCCATATTTAGGATGAGAGCAGCCATTGGACAAGTTCAATTTGGTATGCACCAATTCTTTTCCAATGGATGAACTCAAACTCATCTGATGATAAGATACATAAATcaagtttcctttcttttcctTTCAGAAATGTAGCCTAATATGGCATAAGAATCTTTGTTAAAACTAACAATACAGATATTTCTAGAACTTGATAGTCTATCTCGATGACACTCTTCCTATGCATTTATCAAAAGCATAAGCTGCTAAAGTTCAAGATTATTTGACCAGATTATCACTACTTATGGGAGGGAAAATAGATAGAATAATCATTGTGGTCTAATGGAGATACGCATTTTGAGCTATACTCTAGTGACTCAAGTTTCCAGTTATTTATAGTCACACGTAGAATGTGCCATAACCATTCGATAGAGCAAGTATGACAGATGAAACATCTCATAGCGGCCTgataaaataaatgaatgaaacaagatggcatatgagatgcatcacaattcACATATACAAACTCCAGCTTTGCACTTTAATTGTCAATCTGCATTATCATTTTTGCAACTTTTCTTGTTATGCATCGTGATCTTACCACATTCAGAGACTAGAAAGGAAATAATAACTATATATGTCTTTTCTTACTTGAAGCTTGTCAGTGCAAAATTACATTAGGCCATTAGTAGAATGGATATAGAAGTTCGAAAATGCAGCTACATCTATGAAGCAAGAACATACCAGCTTTCTATAGCTTGTTGAATTAAGTCAGGGTTTCCACATTGATCATAAACTCTAGCTCTTCCATAGTCTTCCTCAATGCCAAACACTTTTGAGCAAATATTGGCACAACTTTTGCAGCCTGTGAAGGAGAGAGATGTGTTCTAAATCATACTTTTTCAAGAACGTTCtgcaactttttatttttacttttgcatTTCAATGAATTGAAAAAGCATCCTTACCACAGTTCAACAAATTTAGAAACATAGAGCTGATAGTACAATGCTTATACAAAATCTATgcactttttttctatttatttccagCATTTAGACTCATTGAGATGTGAAATATTCTAACTTTTTGTAAAAAAGCATGATTGGTGTCAGAAAATGTGTTGGAGTTGATCAGATGACCGATAACTTACTTCCTTTATTAGTACAAACATGACCTTTAAGAATTCAGTATCAGGAAAAAGGGAACTGAACTTCGGAAGATGTGCGTTTCATAATACAGTTAACCAACAAGTTAACTAATCGATTATGACAAATTGGATCACCGTCAATTAGTTAAACATCGATATATTATAACTGGAACTACAGTAAGGACATCTACTTGAAAGAGACATGAAgcagaaatattgaaaattaacaaacaagaaaataaaatgtgAAGACAACAATACCTATGCAGCTAAACTCGTCAACAAATACATGATCTTTTGCTGATGAATCGCTCAGGAAAGGGTTGATTGCTGTGGCTGCGTACCCATGGATCTCATCATAAACTCTCCTTTGCACTGGATCACTGAGAATCTAGAGtattataatgattagtaattGAAATGCCAGATAAAACACATGCACAGTCAAATAGTGAAGCACCCACCTCATAGACCTCATTGATAAACATGCAAAAATTTGTGGTCTCGGGATCATCACCACTCAAGTCTGGATGGCAAGATTTCATGCAATTATAGTATGCCTTCTTTATTTGAGCAGGCGTAGCATCAGGAAGCTGGCAACATAACGGATATTAAAAGTTAACGAGATATCCTTTAGCATGACCAAAGAGACCATAAAAATGGAAACAGGCAAGAGAAAAACAAAACAGGCAAAATTATACTAGAATTGGGTAGTTCTCATGCAGGGGCGGACCCACGTGCATTTTTTCGGGTGCTCgagcacccactaaactcgacgtagaagaggtataattatataagaaatagtgaaaaaatggtaaaatatataaaaaagcaTCCAGAGAACAAAAGCATGGCTGGTGCTCTGGCTTTAGGCATAACTTTCATGTCTCCCATCCTGGAATCAAATCCCTGCAGCTGCAccctttaataaaaaaaatttttaaagcACCCACAGCCTAAAATTGCTGAGTCCGCCACTGTTCTCATGTCCTGCACGGTGGCGGATCTAGAGTGTGACCTATGGATTTACGTGAATCCAATAGCTTTTTACCCCAACCCTGTATAAGAATTAATAAAAATTctctaaatatttataaatattttatcatgaaTCCAATTATTACTACATATTAACTTGCGGTCGTTCTAGGAACCTATAAACTTCAAATCATTGATCTGCCTCTAGACTCCTGCAAATTGAGcttcttgaatcttgataaagTAATTGACATTCTTTTGTGACTATAAATTGGTGGTATATCTCCTTATAAGAGTATTAATGAAGCATCTCAATTAGTGGTTAGGGGGAGTTTGgccattaaatttttttatgtaaaacatgTTTGGGCCTAAAATTCCTGAAGATTTGGAATTTTCACGAATTTGAAAAACACCGAAAAGTTGTTTTCACTCTTCACTACAAACTACTCACAGAAgttcaaaaacaactccaatttatatttaTGGCCAAACGAAAAACCTATTTTTCAATAGTATCATTTTTCACTTTGTAAGCAAAAActacttttttttcaaatattcacAATTTTGCCTCCTAAATTTAACCATTAAATCATGGTTGACTACTAGGAAATTTGTTGCAAGTAATCACAGAAACAGAAACTACAACAGGAAAAGCAAAAAAAGAGCTTCAAATTACCTTATATCCATACACAAGGCagcaaaaaaatgaataaatattttatctttgaGAAGTTAAATGAGTCACTTATACTAAAACAAAATGCAAAAAACATATAGTCAAAATtggaaaataaactgaaaattacCAAACCCAATACAGCATaaaaatcatcaacaatatcCTCAGATGCAGCAGCAGAATCTTGATAAGTAACTTTAATTCTCCCTAATCCTCCTCTCTTTCTTCCCATTGAACTCCAATTCTGATTATTATAACTAAAATTACTATTACCCAAAACAGGAAATTTACTTCTTGAATTGAAACAGTGAATTGGGTTTTGTAATTTAAGTGAATCAGTACAAACAGGTGACAATAATTGAGCCATCTTCACAACTTGCAAAAAAGAATCAAGAATGGATCaaatatacataaattaaaaatgggatatttttgtgtgtaaattGAAGAATATACTAACTACTAGTATTTATTTAGGTTTTTATGAGGAGGgaataattttgaaaagaagaaaaataaa
Coding sequences within:
- the LOC107876798 gene encoding uncharacterized protein LOC107876798, with the translated sequence MVRSQSDQCLTSKDCTSNSEKSQSPSPISVLIEPKLQPILSGKEYNEFQFSSKAPEGVGKNWKKRKSKNSKSLSELEFEELKGFMDLGFEFSDKDKDSRLMTIIPGLRRLGKENEVEEINESGISRPHLSEAWDVWEEEKKMEEKKKKKNALKSWKINSDFGNEMEVKDQLKLWAHSVASTVR
- the LOC107878419 gene encoding chaperone protein dnaJ C76, chloroplastic; its protein translation is MAQLLSPVCTDSLKLQNPIHCFNSRSKFPVLGNSNFSYNNQNWSSMGRKRGGLGRIKVTYQDSAAASEDIVDDFYAVLGLLPDATPAQIKKAYYNCMKSCHPDLSGDDPETTNFCMFINEVYEILSDPVQRRVYDEIHGYAATAINPFLSDSSAKDHVFVDEFSCIGCKSCANICSKVFGIEEDYGRARVYDQCGNPDLIQQAIESCPVDCIHWTSAAQLSLLEDEMRRIERVNVAFMLSGMGGGSVDVFRMASTRWEKRQSKVLEQAKIRMMKKKGSEKTESYWDNLWGDRKDYTKTEEEVEERSKRAASAARRWREYSRRGADKPPTFKLPEAISNDN